In Thermoanaerobaculia bacterium, a genomic segment contains:
- a CDS encoding MFS transporter has translation MSAAARSSSSYSAVLRENPDFRRIWIGQVGSLLGDWFNQVAVLSLLLRLTGSGSAAGIFYVLQMVPVFLVSPLAGRVVDHLPRKLVMIAADVARAGVVLAFLLVDRPGRIWIVYAATFVQMAISSFFEPARNAVTPRVVRPEGLVAANALTATTWSVMLAAGAAIGGLLTALFGERTAFLLNSASYLWSAWFVFRAAIPPIESHPHPSQRGFIAGVREALRAPALLPVLCSKALLGLAGGTGLVLAIWGERVFRFGKTAAGGIGFLFAARGIGTGIGPFVARRWGSTQGPAARRTLAWGFLVCGAFLAAASVAHSALLAFLLLVGSGIGTAITWVLSTVLLQQETNDRVRGRVFAADQALVTLTISASMLATGKALDHPGWTPRGVGLGVSVVYLLGAGIYELLLIHARARSRSASGPAGPVSA, from the coding sequence ATGTCCGCCGCCGCCCGCTCTTCCTCCAGCTATTCCGCGGTGCTCCGCGAGAATCCCGACTTCCGGAGGATCTGGATCGGCCAGGTCGGGAGCCTGCTCGGCGACTGGTTCAACCAGGTGGCCGTGCTGTCGCTGCTCCTGCGCCTGACCGGTTCGGGGAGCGCGGCGGGAATCTTCTACGTCCTCCAGATGGTCCCCGTCTTCCTCGTGTCGCCGCTCGCGGGACGCGTGGTGGACCACCTGCCGAGAAAGCTCGTCATGATCGCCGCCGACGTCGCCCGCGCCGGCGTCGTCCTGGCGTTTCTCCTGGTGGACCGGCCGGGGCGGATCTGGATCGTGTACGCCGCGACCTTCGTCCAGATGGCGATCTCGTCGTTTTTCGAGCCGGCGAGGAACGCCGTGACTCCGCGTGTCGTGAGGCCCGAAGGGCTGGTCGCCGCCAATGCGCTGACGGCGACGACCTGGTCGGTGATGCTCGCCGCCGGAGCGGCGATCGGCGGACTCCTGACCGCGCTCTTCGGCGAACGGACGGCCTTCCTGCTCAACTCGGCGAGCTATCTCTGGTCGGCGTGGTTCGTGTTCCGCGCGGCGATCCCTCCGATCGAATCTCACCCCCATCCTTCCCAGCGGGGCTTCATCGCCGGCGTGCGCGAGGCGCTCCGCGCGCCGGCCCTCCTTCCGGTCCTCTGCTCGAAGGCTCTCCTCGGTCTCGCCGGCGGGACGGGGCTGGTTCTCGCGATCTGGGGCGAGCGCGTTTTCCGATTCGGGAAGACGGCCGCCGGAGGGATCGGGTTCCTGTTCGCCGCCCGCGGCATCGGGACGGGGATCGGGCCGTTCGTCGCGCGGCGGTGGGGAAGCACGCAGGGCCCCGCCGCGCGGCGGACGCTCGCCTGGGGATTCCTGGTCTGCGGAGCATTTCTCGCCGCGGCCTCGGTGGCGCATTCCGCTCTCCTCGCCTTCCTCCTCCTCGTCGGTTCGGGGATCGGGACCGCGATCACCTGGGTCCTCTCGACGGTGCTCCTGCAGCAGGAGACGAACGACCGCGTTCGCGGCCGCGTCTTCGCGGCCGACCAGGCGCTCGTGACGCTCACGATCTCGGCGTCGATGCTCGCGACCGGCAAGGCGCTCGATCACCCAGGCTGGACGCCCCGGGGGGTGGGCCTCGGAGTCTCGGTCGTGTATCTCCTGGGCGCGGGAATCTACGAGCTGCTGCTGATCCACGCACGCGCGAGGAGCCGGAGCGCGAGCGGGCCGGCCGGCCCGGTTTCGGCATAG
- a CDS encoding potassium transporter Kup — MAAAVPSGRRLFLLCLSALGVVYGDIGTSPLYALKVCFSGLHAIPLRPENVLGILSLVFWSLVVIVTVKYHVYVLRLDNRGEGGILALMGLVRGGKTGRRVRMFLVTVGVFGAALLYGDGIITPAISVLSAVEGLHVATPVFGAAVVPITVVILVGLFLFEKRGTASIGRIFGPVMLVWFSTLALLGVSGILRHPGVVAALNPAHAVSFFARNRFHGFLVLGAIFLVATGGEALYADLGHFGEKPIQIDWFSFVGPALVLNYFGQGALLISSPAAAENPFYLLAPGWALYPLVLLATMATIIASQAIISGAFSLTRQAVQLGYLPRVRIVHTSPEEIGQIYIPGLNWVLMLSTIGLVLGFRTSNNLAAAYGVAVSMTMVITTVLAYFVARDRLHWKTGIAFLVTVLFLVFDLSFLGANLVKVWSGGWFPLVVALVVFAIMTTWRRGRRLLNVQLRRRLCGVEQFIADAEKGKPVRVPGTGVYMSMIPDVIPPALLNNFRHNHVLQEQVVLLTILTEDVPRVRERERVKVEKFANGFFRIVIHFGFMEDPDLIRTLRKVKAPGLALELSKATFFLGKETILPSEEHPGMALWREKLFSIMSNNSRSATAFFSLPPEQVMEIRGQVQI, encoded by the coding sequence ATGGCGGCGGCGGTCCCCTCCGGGCGCCGCCTCTTCCTGTTGTGCCTGAGCGCCCTCGGAGTCGTCTATGGAGACATCGGCACGAGCCCGCTGTACGCCCTGAAGGTGTGTTTTTCCGGTCTCCATGCGATTCCTCTCCGGCCGGAGAACGTCCTCGGCATCCTCTCGCTCGTTTTCTGGTCGCTCGTCGTCATCGTGACCGTCAAGTACCACGTGTACGTCCTGCGCCTCGACAACCGGGGAGAGGGCGGCATCCTGGCGCTGATGGGACTCGTTCGCGGGGGAAAGACGGGCCGCCGCGTCCGCATGTTCCTCGTCACCGTCGGAGTCTTCGGCGCGGCGCTGCTGTACGGTGACGGAATCATCACGCCGGCGATCTCGGTCCTCTCCGCCGTCGAGGGTCTCCACGTCGCCACGCCGGTGTTCGGAGCGGCGGTCGTGCCGATCACGGTCGTGATCCTCGTCGGACTCTTCCTTTTCGAGAAGCGGGGCACCGCATCGATCGGCCGCATCTTCGGCCCGGTGATGCTCGTCTGGTTCTCGACTCTCGCGCTGCTCGGGGTCAGCGGCATCCTCCGGCACCCCGGAGTCGTCGCCGCCCTGAACCCGGCGCACGCCGTGTCTTTCTTCGCGCGCAACCGCTTTCACGGGTTCCTCGTCCTCGGCGCGATCTTTCTCGTCGCGACGGGAGGAGAGGCTCTTTACGCGGATCTCGGCCATTTCGGGGAAAAGCCGATCCAGATCGACTGGTTCTCCTTCGTGGGTCCGGCGCTCGTCCTCAACTACTTCGGACAGGGCGCGCTCCTCATCTCGAGCCCCGCGGCCGCCGAGAACCCTTTCTACCTCCTCGCCCCCGGCTGGGCGCTCTATCCGCTCGTCCTGCTCGCGACGATGGCGACGATCATCGCGTCGCAGGCGATCATCTCGGGCGCGTTCTCCCTCACGCGCCAGGCGGTGCAGCTCGGCTACCTGCCGCGCGTCCGGATCGTCCACACCTCCCCCGAAGAGATCGGTCAGATCTACATCCCCGGCCTCAACTGGGTCCTCATGCTTTCGACGATCGGGCTGGTTCTCGGGTTCCGGACTTCGAACAACCTGGCCGCCGCTTACGGGGTGGCGGTCTCGATGACGATGGTGATCACGACGGTGCTCGCGTACTTCGTCGCGCGCGACCGTCTCCACTGGAAAACCGGCATCGCCTTCCTCGTCACGGTCCTCTTCCTCGTCTTCGACCTCTCGTTCCTCGGCGCGAACCTCGTGAAGGTCTGGAGCGGCGGCTGGTTCCCGCTCGTGGTGGCGCTCGTGGTCTTCGCGATCATGACGACCTGGCGACGCGGGCGGCGTCTGTTGAACGTCCAGCTCCGCCGCCGGCTCTGCGGCGTCGAGCAGTTCATCGCCGACGCGGAGAAGGGAAAGCCCGTGCGGGTGCCGGGGACCGGCGTCTACATGTCGATGATTCCCGACGTGATCCCGCCGGCGCTCCTGAACAACTTTCGCCACAACCACGTGCTCCAGGAGCAGGTCGTCCTGCTGACGATCCTGACCGAGGACGTGCCGCGGGTGCGTGAGCGCGAGCGGGTGAAGGTCGAGAAGTTCGCGAACGGATTCTTCCGGATCGTCATCCATTTCGGGTTCATGGAGGACCCCGACCTCATCCGGACCCTTCGGAAAGTGAAGGCTCCCGGGCTGGCGCTCGAGCTCTCCAAAGCGACGTTCTTCCTCGGGAAGGAAACGATCCTTCCCTCCGAGGAACATCCCGGAATGGCGCTCTGGCGCGAGAAGCTGTTCTCGATCATGTCGAACAACTCGCGAAGCGCCACGGCGTTCTTTTCGCTGCCGCCGGAGCAGGTGATGGAGATACGCGGCCAGGTCCAGATTTAG